One region of Acidobacteriota bacterium genomic DNA includes:
- a CDS encoding zinc ribbon domain-containing protein, translated as MPLYEYQCEDCAKRFERIEKVSELHDGECPECGGCAHRLIGAPALQFKGSGWYVTDYGKGNGNGSGATTQEKETAKTTAESSAASASEAKPKKKTEKAADTKVA; from the coding sequence ATGCCCCTATACGAATATCAGTGCGAGGACTGCGCAAAGCGCTTTGAACGCATCGAAAAAGTGTCTGAACTCCACGATGGCGAGTGTCCGGAATGTGGAGGATGTGCACACCGTCTCATCGGCGCACCCGCCCTTCAGTTCAAGGGAAGCGGATGGTACGTCACCGATTACGGAAAGGGAAACGGCAACGGTTCGGGAGCAACGACACAAGAGAAGGAAACTGCAAAGACAACCGCCGAATCATCGGCCGCGTCGGCGTCAGAAGCGAAGCCCAAGAAAAAAACCGAGAAAGCAGCAGACACAAAAGTCGCGTAG
- a CDS encoding Hsp33 family molecular chaperone HslO: MEIPDNDHVIRAVGLGGRARAVVAATTSSVEELRRLHDPSPEVAAAIGRLATGALLLASTLEKITRREPLLTVEVDGGGPAGRLIATASPAGWVRAMVANPLATSDQRADGKLDVSGVVGAEGQLVVTRDPGIGEPYRGVVNLVSGELAKDLAFYLSESEQSPAAVVLGVKCLREGRIANAGGLLVQLLPGVSDREALELTDRIRSLGAVSSRLADGKGPRQWLAEIFPEGCSIFGEVPARFFCGCSMERVERALKLLGADEIRAVLEEGGHGGSDVICGFCRMAYTLHPARLRELIAEVESERARFNCQDRDEIGMRN, from the coding sequence GTGGAAATACCGGATAACGACCATGTGATCCGTGCCGTCGGGCTCGGTGGGCGCGCGCGTGCCGTGGTCGCTGCGACGACCAGCTCGGTCGAAGAGCTGAGGCGCCTGCACGACCCGTCTCCCGAGGTAGCAGCGGCCATAGGGCGACTCGCGACCGGGGCCCTCTTGCTCGCATCCACGCTGGAGAAGATCACGCGTCGTGAGCCTCTTCTGACAGTGGAGGTGGATGGCGGCGGGCCAGCCGGTCGCCTGATCGCGACGGCGTCGCCGGCAGGTTGGGTACGGGCGATGGTCGCCAATCCTCTCGCCACGTCAGATCAACGTGCCGACGGAAAGTTGGATGTCTCCGGCGTGGTCGGCGCGGAGGGACAGCTGGTGGTCACCCGCGACCCGGGTATCGGCGAGCCGTATCGCGGAGTTGTGAATCTCGTGTCCGGCGAGCTCGCCAAGGATCTCGCGTTTTACCTGTCGGAGTCGGAGCAGTCGCCGGCGGCGGTCGTGTTGGGTGTGAAATGCCTCCGAGAAGGCCGAATCGCCAACGCCGGCGGGCTGCTTGTTCAGCTGTTGCCCGGGGTCAGCGACAGGGAGGCACTCGAGCTCACGGACCGCATCCGCTCTCTTGGCGCCGTGTCGTCGCGGCTCGCCGATGGGAAGGGGCCGCGACAGTGGCTGGCCGAGATCTTCCCCGAAGGATGCTCGATCTTCGGCGAGGTGCCGGCGCGCTTCTTCTGCGGGTGCTCGATGGAGCGCGTTGAGCGGGCGCTCAAGCTGCTCGGTGCGGACGAGATTCGTGCTGTCCTCGAAGAGGGGGGGCACGGTGGTTCGGACGTCATTTGCGGTTTCTGCCGTATGGCCTACACACTTCATCCAGCGCGTCTGAGGGAGCTGATCGCCGAAGTGGAATCTGAACGCGCCCGTTTCAATTGCCAGGATCGTGACGAAATAGGCATGAGGAACTAG
- a CDS encoding SpoIIE family protein phosphatase: protein MTKTSRSAPPMNLHVVTTDGAPFDHALEGESFVIGRSSKADLTIPDRSMSRMHARIYLDGTTWYVEDLGSRNGTLLGGRPVNDPARLGHGSVLQVGSTSITLREATRPEPKGGRTPTSSDSHTIFRSAAELLKEPEEIRTDSATPMGEGLRRYADRLHLLTEVNQALDRLMSLDDLLELILDRAFEHLRPEDAAIYLRNEETGGYDCAASRSVGQGDPKILFSTSLMEEVVEGGQAALVLDAQTDERFNEAMSLLDAGVRSLVAAPLLDPDGALGLIVLGSRLAVRQFEEEDMELLASLASVAAMRIRNVHLAEEAVERRRLEQEVALAREIQVSLLPDSLPEVEGWDIVAGNIPSRGVSGDFFKVELRHDESEIVLMLSDVSGKGIGASLLTASLEALSAGPIHDGVPPEEIFRSVSHLLYDRTPPEKYATSFMAAVVPDTGAFSFCNAGHNPGLLLRANGDTEWLESTGMPLGILPEGVFTAGQRKLEVNDTLVLYTDGITEPENPEEEEYGQDRLAAVCVKNRSEPLAELMSAIEEDLYHFVRGVPFLDDRTLVLIRRLES, encoded by the coding sequence GTGACCAAGACTAGTCGTTCAGCACCGCCGATGAATCTGCACGTGGTGACCACCGATGGGGCGCCGTTCGATCACGCCCTGGAAGGTGAGAGCTTCGTGATTGGTAGATCTTCCAAGGCAGATCTGACGATTCCAGATCGTTCGATGTCCAGAATGCACGCCAGGATCTACCTCGACGGCACGACGTGGTACGTGGAAGATCTGGGATCGCGAAACGGGACCCTCCTCGGAGGCCGGCCGGTCAACGACCCGGCGAGGCTCGGTCACGGCTCCGTCCTGCAGGTCGGAAGCACGTCGATCACCCTCCGGGAGGCGACCCGTCCGGAGCCGAAGGGGGGAAGGACGCCGACCAGCTCCGACAGTCATACGATCTTCCGTTCGGCCGCGGAGCTCCTGAAAGAGCCCGAGGAGATCCGGACCGATTCGGCGACTCCGATGGGCGAAGGTCTGCGCCGGTATGCCGACCGTCTCCATTTGCTGACCGAAGTCAACCAGGCCCTGGATCGGCTGATGTCGCTCGACGACCTTCTGGAGTTGATCCTCGACCGAGCGTTCGAACACCTCAGGCCGGAAGACGCGGCGATTTATCTGCGGAACGAAGAGACGGGCGGGTACGACTGCGCCGCGAGCCGGTCGGTCGGGCAGGGCGATCCCAAGATTCTGTTCTCCACCAGTCTGATGGAGGAAGTGGTGGAAGGAGGCCAGGCGGCGCTGGTTCTCGATGCACAAACTGACGAGCGATTCAATGAGGCCATGAGCTTGCTCGATGCGGGTGTTCGTTCGTTGGTTGCCGCGCCGCTCCTCGATCCGGATGGTGCCCTGGGTCTCATCGTGCTCGGTTCGCGGCTGGCCGTGCGTCAGTTCGAAGAAGAAGACATGGAATTGCTGGCGTCACTGGCGTCCGTGGCGGCCATGCGCATCCGAAACGTCCACCTCGCGGAGGAGGCGGTCGAACGCCGGCGGCTCGAGCAGGAAGTTGCCTTGGCGCGCGAGATCCAGGTCAGCCTGCTGCCCGATTCACTCCCGGAAGTCGAGGGGTGGGACATCGTCGCCGGAAATATCCCGTCGCGCGGCGTGTCCGGAGACTTTTTCAAGGTCGAGCTGCGCCACGACGAGAGCGAGATCGTGCTCATGCTCTCGGATGTTTCGGGCAAAGGCATCGGCGCGTCGCTGCTGACCGCGTCGCTCGAGGCCCTCTCGGCGGGACCGATCCACGACGGTGTCCCTCCTGAGGAGATCTTCCGGTCGGTCTCCCACCTCCTGTACGACCGCACGCCACCCGAGAAGTACGCGACGTCATTCATGGCCGCGGTCGTTCCGGACACCGGTGCGTTCAGCTTCTGCAATGCGGGCCACAACCCCGGACTGCTGCTGCGGGCCAACGGCGATACCGAGTGGCTCGAATCCACCGGAATGCCGCTCGGCATCCTCCCGGAAGGTGTGTTCACGGCTGGACAGAGAAAGCTCGAGGTCAACGACACCTTAGTGCTCTACACCGACGGCATCACCGAGCCTGAAAACCCCGAGGAAGAGGAGTACGGCCAGGATCGCCTGGCCGCGGTCTGCGTCAAGAACCGATCCGAGCCGCTTGCCGAACTCATGTCCGCAATCGAGGAGGACCTCTACCACTTCGTCCGTGGAGTCCCGTTTCTCGACGATCGGACCCTCGTCCTCATTCGCCGCCTCGAGAGCTGA